Proteins from a genomic interval of Chryseobacterium indologenes:
- a CDS encoding T9SS type A sorting domain-containing protein yields the protein MYKKLFFISLLFVGLMKSQTTTMTNVISQAIYYDGYAATVSQPVPTGLIRLNNSRYTRKLTDTELNSFKTTIAMRVTIGALCDNYDRLGEVFLALVPKNQSTYTLNDPNVKRIEVGRYITPFMNKNRTPSEVPYTYNVSNLYSIFHDTDLRNNYDIYMELDVFGVPYAANDQVTGCRDRNDVFTGTLTFFSNNSGTATDYNTVVPLLTYNKLNNYNSTDIAGETVRIVNFNLPAAVANANFFVISTPHGANQGGEEYIRRQNYTYLDDIQMLTYKPGGISCEPFRVYNTQGNGIYGATPKTEADWTSWNNWCPGNSVPIRGFTLANLTAGNHTLRHTIPTATFYQGAGEVYLSIYMQGKTNATLNVQDIKTIDVNIFPNPTSDFVNIKSKVDVVSLILYSIDGRKLSETYKQDRIDISSYSTGIYLLNITLKDGTTFKHKIIKK from the coding sequence ATGTATAAAAAATTATTTTTTATTAGTCTTCTCTTTGTCGGCCTTATGAAATCACAGACAACAACAATGACGAATGTGATTTCTCAGGCAATTTATTATGATGGTTATGCAGCAACGGTATCGCAGCCTGTACCTACAGGATTAATCCGGCTTAATAACTCGAGATATACGAGAAAACTTACAGATACTGAACTTAACTCTTTTAAAACAACTATTGCAATGAGGGTTACCATAGGTGCTTTATGTGATAACTATGACCGTTTGGGAGAAGTTTTTCTGGCATTAGTCCCTAAAAACCAGTCAACTTACACTCTAAATGATCCGAATGTCAAGAGAATTGAAGTTGGCCGGTATATTACTCCATTCATGAATAAAAACAGAACTCCTTCAGAAGTTCCCTACACCTATAATGTAAGCAATCTATACAGTATATTTCATGATACGGATTTACGGAACAATTATGATATCTATATGGAGCTTGATGTTTTTGGAGTTCCGTATGCTGCTAACGATCAGGTTACCGGCTGTCGTGATAGAAATGATGTCTTTACGGGAACGCTCACCTTCTTTTCAAATAATTCCGGAACTGCTACTGATTATAATACTGTAGTTCCCTTACTGACCTACAATAAACTTAATAATTATAACAGTACCGACATTGCTGGTGAAACTGTAAGAATTGTCAACTTCAATCTTCCTGCTGCTGTTGCCAACGCCAACTTCTTTGTTATATCTACTCCACATGGTGCCAATCAGGGCGGAGAAGAATATATCAGAAGACAGAACTATACTTATCTAGATGATATACAAATGCTCACCTACAAACCCGGTGGGATTTCATGTGAACCTTTCAGGGTATATAATACACAAGGCAACGGAATTTACGGAGCGACTCCCAAAACGGAAGCTGACTGGACTTCATGGAACAACTGGTGCCCGGGAAATTCTGTCCCTATCAGAGGTTTTACGCTGGCTAATCTAACTGCCGGAAATCACACTTTAAGACATACTATACCAACCGCTACTTTTTATCAGGGGGCTGGAGAGGTTTACCTTTCTATATATATGCAGGGAAAAACCAATGCTACTTTAAATGTACAGGATATTAAAACTATTGATGTCAACATTTTCCCAAACCCCACTTCGGATTTTGTCAATATCAAATCAAAAGTTGATGTTGTTTCTTTAATTCTGTACAGTATAGACGGAAGAAAATTATCTGAAACCTATAAACAAGACAGAATCGATATTTCCTCTTATAGTACTGGGATCTATCTATTAAATATCACCCTGAAGGACGGGACAACTTTTAAACATAAAATCATAAAAAAATAA
- a CDS encoding DinB family protein, giving the protein MNYHFQAHRQVRKNLLDILQNTSHEDLILIPDGFNNNIYWNIAHTVATQQLLHYYLSGNPFRIDKYWIETYKKGTLPNLNVQKSEVEDLEFLLTETSKILMKDYDSDFFSDYTPYTTSFGMDLKSIQDAIIFNNMHESLHYGYVMAQKRAILGEKY; this is encoded by the coding sequence ATGAATTATCATTTTCAAGCACACCGACAAGTTAGAAAAAACCTTTTAGACATCCTTCAGAATACATCCCATGAGGACCTGATACTGATTCCGGATGGTTTCAACAATAATATTTACTGGAATATTGCCCACACTGTTGCCACACAGCAGCTTTTGCATTATTACCTAAGTGGAAACCCTTTCCGTATTGATAAATACTGGATTGAAACCTATAAAAAAGGAACTTTGCCTAACTTAAATGTTCAAAAATCTGAAGTGGAAGACTTAGAATTTTTACTGACTGAAACTTCTAAGATCTTAATGAAAGATTACGACAGCGATTTCTTTTCAGATTATACTCCTTATACGACCAGTTTTGGAATGGATCTGAAAAGCATTCAGGATGCTATTATCTTTAACAATATGCATGAAAGTTTGCACTATGGTTATGTAATGGCTCAGAAAAGAGCAATTTTAGGAGAAAAATACTAA
- a CDS encoding YfhO family protein, with protein MAKNKNLIYIAISLVVFIVLAFLYSTPVFTGKQLFQHDIVQYRGGAKELLDYRADTGNETYWSDSMFGGMPTYQMGSQFKGDIIKKIDSNLNFLPRPVNYLFLLFAGFFLLGMVVVRNWKYALLGATFFGLSTYFYIIIAAGHNGKVNTIEYFAPLLAGILLVYIRKQYIWGFIVTTLFMGLQIAANHPQMTYYLFIALGFLFLSELIRAIQKKTPMRHFLISSGIIAASCIIGVGMNSQRIMANSEYVKETVRGKQILTNDSHTSGKSGMDKESMLMWSYGKLETLNLFIPRLMGGGSQEPEGKEMMNRVQELVQENVGSQAEMDRISKGFSGMTYWGDQPGTSGPAYQGAIVCFLAVLGFFFAWKKYRYWILGASVLTVLLAWGSNFMPLSDFFIDYVPFYNKFRAPSSILVVVELLFPLIAMVGLYRFFTDEKLTEEYKQKILMYVSGGTLGLLLILLVFGKSLLGFATEGEKTYFPPFLLDYLVEERYKLFRIDAIKAFMYVAIAAAALFLSLKKKLNQNIALVVIGIVSLFDLWTVNKRYLNDENYVDKIFAENPFQTESSDLLAEKVQANPSLASILSNVNINKTLETIADKDKTHYRIYNQTLGVTSETNTSYFKSSIGGYHAVKLRRYDDLLNEYITTADSVKTPNVLNLLNTKYMIFGGPDQPQVVPNPKANGNAWFVSDLKFVNTPNEEIKSIGTIDNKKTAVIASSDKSYFTDKPVQADSTAFINLTKYQPNELEFKSQSKTPQLAVFSEIYYPHGWKVLVDEKEVPYIKADYLLRAVHVPAGSHHIRMIFEPEVIEKGKWLSLLSFGLFIALSAFGIFWMNKNRKKETLIEPKA; from the coding sequence ATGGCGAAAAATAAAAACTTAATTTATATTGCAATTTCATTAGTAGTATTTATAGTTTTAGCATTTTTATATTCCACTCCAGTATTTACAGGAAAACAGCTTTTCCAGCACGATATTGTACAATACAGAGGAGGAGCAAAAGAACTGCTCGACTATAGAGCCGATACAGGAAATGAAACGTATTGGAGCGACTCTATGTTCGGGGGAATGCCAACTTATCAGATGGGTAGCCAGTTTAAAGGTGATATCATCAAAAAAATTGATAGCAATCTGAATTTCCTGCCAAGGCCGGTAAATTATCTGTTCCTGCTTTTTGCAGGTTTTTTCCTTTTGGGAATGGTGGTTGTCAGAAACTGGAAATACGCTTTACTTGGAGCTACTTTCTTTGGATTGTCCACTTATTTTTACATTATTATTGCTGCCGGACACAATGGTAAAGTGAATACTATTGAATATTTTGCTCCGCTTTTAGCCGGTATTTTATTGGTTTATATCCGGAAACAATATATCTGGGGATTCATTGTCACTACCCTTTTCATGGGACTGCAGATTGCAGCCAACCACCCTCAGATGACGTATTATCTGTTTATTGCATTAGGCTTTTTATTCCTTTCTGAACTGATCAGAGCAATTCAGAAAAAAACACCTATGAGGCACTTCCTGATTTCTTCCGGAATCATTGCTGCATCTTGTATCATTGGGGTTGGGATGAACTCACAGAGAATCATGGCCAATTCAGAGTACGTAAAAGAAACGGTTCGTGGAAAGCAGATTTTAACAAATGACAGCCATACTTCAGGAAAATCCGGAATGGATAAAGAAAGTATGCTGATGTGGAGCTACGGAAAACTGGAAACCTTAAACCTGTTTATCCCAAGATTAATGGGTGGAGGAAGCCAGGAACCGGAAGGAAAAGAAATGATGAACAGAGTTCAGGAACTCGTTCAGGAGAATGTAGGCTCACAGGCAGAAATGGACAGAATTTCCAAGGGTTTCAGCGGAATGACGTATTGGGGAGATCAACCCGGAACTTCAGGTCCGGCGTATCAGGGAGCTATTGTATGTTTCCTTGCTGTCTTGGGCTTTTTCTTTGCCTGGAAAAAGTATCGTTACTGGATCCTGGGAGCTTCTGTTTTAACGGTTTTACTGGCCTGGGGAAGTAACTTTATGCCATTATCCGATTTCTTTATCGACTACGTTCCTTTTTATAATAAATTCAGAGCTCCTTCATCCATCCTGGTGGTCGTTGAATTGTTGTTTCCTCTGATCGCTATGGTAGGATTATACAGGTTCTTTACCGATGAAAAATTAACGGAAGAATATAAGCAGAAGATTCTAATGTATGTCAGCGGCGGAACATTGGGATTGCTTTTAATTCTTTTAGTATTTGGAAAATCATTACTAGGCTTTGCCACCGAAGGTGAAAAGACCTATTTCCCTCCTTTCCTGCTCGATTATCTTGTAGAAGAAAGATATAAACTATTCAGAATAGATGCCATCAAAGCATTTATGTATGTTGCTATTGCTGCTGCTGCCTTATTTTTAAGTTTAAAGAAAAAGCTTAACCAAAACATTGCTCTGGTAGTAATCGGAATTGTAAGCTTATTTGATCTATGGACGGTTAACAAGCGTTATTTAAATGATGAAAACTACGTAGACAAAATCTTTGCTGAAAATCCTTTCCAGACAGAAAGTTCAGATTTGCTGGCTGAAAAAGTTCAGGCTAACCCAAGTCTGGCCTCTATTTTATCCAATGTAAATATCAACAAAACATTGGAAACAATCGCGGATAAAGATAAAACCCACTATAGAATTTACAACCAGACTTTAGGAGTAACCAGTGAAACCAACACCTCCTATTTTAAATCTTCAATCGGAGGTTATCACGCGGTTAAACTAAGAAGGTATGACGATTTGCTGAACGAATACATCACAACAGCTGATAGCGTAAAAACACCGAATGTATTAAATTTACTGAATACCAAGTATATGATTTTCGGAGGTCCTGACCAACCGCAGGTCGTTCCTAATCCAAAAGCAAACGGTAATGCATGGTTCGTCAGTGATCTGAAATTTGTAAATACTCCGAATGAGGAAATTAAATCTATAGGAACCATTGATAATAAGAAAACAGCTGTTATCGCTTCATCAGACAAGTCATATTTTACTGACAAACCTGTTCAGGCAGATTCTACGGCATTCATTAATCTTACGAAATATCAACCAAATGAGTTAGAATTCAAATCTCAGTCTAAAACGCCTCAGCTGGCTGTATTTTCTGAAATTTACTATCCTCATGGCTGGAAAGTCTTAGTTGATGAAAAAGAAGTTCCTTACATCAAAGCAGATTATTTACTTCGTGCCGTACATGTTCCTGCCGGAAGCCACCATATCAGAATGATTTTTGAACCTGAAGTGATCGAGAAAGGAAAATGGCTTTCGTTACTGTCTTTCGGATTATTTATTGCATTGAGTGCTTTTGGAATTTTCTGGATGAATAAAAACAGAAAAAAGGAAACTTTAATTGAACCGAAAGCTTAA
- a CDS encoding glycosyltransferase family 4 protein, producing MEEKKILIITYYWPPAGGPGVQRWLKFAKYLPEFGWKPVIYTPENPSYPLIDESLMKDIPQNIEIIRTKIWEPYQLAERLNKSNKKFKAGQFDVGNNQSWKSRLSIWVRGNFFIPDARVFWVKPSIRFLEHYLKENKIDVVVTSGPPHSLHLIGLGLKKKLPGLKWIADFRDPWTEISYYKHLKLTKSSDTKHRALESAVFKNADITLATSYTDAENFRKAGAHAICITNGFDESDSQKTVKAQIQNKAFTLSYIGVLEQLRNPENLWKALDELVQENTEFARHFRLKFVGRIDDKILHVIEKSGLKNHILNLGYLSHGKAVEEMQNSEMLLITNFPNESSKGIIPGKIFEYLASGKQILSFGPSGADVSKILEETNAGKHFSYDDSEAVKRFILEKFNLWKNGNLHENTQSIEQFSRKNLTQQLTKIL from the coding sequence ATGGAAGAAAAGAAAATATTGATTATCACCTATTACTGGCCTCCTGCGGGAGGCCCTGGTGTTCAAAGATGGCTGAAGTTTGCAAAATATCTTCCGGAATTCGGCTGGAAACCTGTGATCTATACTCCCGAAAACCCAAGCTATCCCTTAATAGATGAAAGTCTGATGAAAGATATTCCTCAAAATATCGAAATCATCAGAACTAAGATCTGGGAGCCGTACCAATTGGCCGAACGGCTTAATAAAAGTAATAAAAAGTTTAAGGCCGGGCAGTTTGATGTCGGGAACAATCAGAGCTGGAAATCCAGATTATCAATCTGGGTAAGAGGAAATTTTTTTATTCCTGATGCCAGAGTTTTTTGGGTAAAACCTTCCATTCGATTCCTTGAACACTATTTAAAAGAAAACAAAATAGATGTAGTGGTCACTTCTGGGCCACCCCATTCTTTACATCTCATAGGATTGGGTCTGAAAAAGAAACTTCCTGGACTGAAATGGATTGCCGATTTCCGCGACCCATGGACGGAAATTTCTTATTATAAACATTTAAAATTAACCAAAAGTTCAGATACTAAACATCGTGCACTGGAAAGCGCCGTTTTTAAAAATGCTGATATCACTTTGGCAACAAGTTATACCGATGCAGAGAACTTTCGTAAAGCAGGAGCCCATGCAATATGCATCACGAATGGGTTTGACGAAAGTGATTCTCAGAAAACAGTAAAGGCTCAGATACAGAATAAGGCTTTTACATTAAGTTATATCGGTGTTTTAGAACAGCTCCGCAACCCTGAAAACCTTTGGAAAGCTTTAGACGAACTGGTACAAGAAAATACGGAATTCGCCCGGCATTTCCGCTTAAAATTTGTAGGGAGAATTGATGATAAAATCCTGCATGTCATTGAAAAATCCGGTTTGAAAAATCATATCCTGAATCTGGGCTACCTTTCACATGGCAAAGCGGTGGAAGAGATGCAAAATTCAGAGATGCTCCTGATCACCAACTTTCCCAATGAATCTTCGAAAGGGATCATTCCGGGAAAAATATTCGAATATCTGGCTTCGGGAAAACAGATTTTATCTTTTGGCCCTTCGGGAGCTGATGTTTCAAAAATTCTGGAAGAAACTAATGCGGGGAAACACTTCAGTTACGACGATTCTGAAGCAGTAAAAAGATTTATTCTGGAAAAGTTTAACCTTTGGAAAAATGGTAATCTCCATGAAAACACCCAAAGTATTGAACAGTTTTCAAGAAAAAACCTTACGCAGCAATTAACAAAAATCTTATAA
- the ypdA gene encoding YpdA family putative bacillithiol disulfide reductase, producing MEILDILIIGAGPIGLNCAIEAKKNNLNYLIIEKGTIVNSLYNYPLYMRFFSTAEKLEIDEIPFISTAPKPGRQEALEYYQGIARQKQMNIHLYEKVLTVSKNDGLFTIETSKSKYTARHVVIATGFYDIPNLMHIPGEDLPKVRHYYTEPYPYTRQKIVVVGSSNSAVDAALETYRKGADVTMIIRHSEISKSVKYWVKPDIENRIAEGSIKAYFNSEIIEIKEHSVLFKDENNQIHEIENDFVLAMTGYLPDFDFLKGSGIELNGDCLNPVYNTETMETNIPNLYLAGVVCGGKDTHLWFIENSRVHARMIVNNILSGRA from the coding sequence ATGGAAATTTTGGATATTCTCATTATCGGAGCCGGACCGATCGGCTTAAACTGTGCTATTGAAGCTAAGAAAAACAATCTAAACTACCTTATCATAGAAAAAGGAACTATTGTCAATTCACTATACAATTATCCTTTATACATGAGATTTTTTTCCACTGCCGAAAAACTGGAAATCGATGAGATTCCTTTCATCTCTACAGCACCGAAACCTGGCAGGCAGGAAGCTTTGGAATATTACCAGGGTATTGCAAGGCAAAAACAAATGAATATTCACCTGTATGAAAAAGTCCTGACAGTTTCGAAAAATGATGGTCTCTTTACCATTGAAACTTCGAAATCAAAATATACCGCCAGACATGTCGTCATCGCAACAGGTTTTTATGATATTCCCAATCTGATGCATATTCCGGGAGAAGATCTTCCAAAAGTCCGACATTATTATACGGAACCTTATCCTTATACCAGACAAAAAATTGTGGTAGTGGGATCCAGTAATTCCGCAGTAGACGCTGCTTTGGAAACCTACAGGAAAGGAGCTGACGTCACTATGATCATCCGACATTCCGAGATTTCAAAAAGTGTGAAATACTGGGTAAAACCGGATATTGAAAACAGAATTGCTGAAGGAAGTATCAAAGCATATTTCAATTCTGAAATTATTGAGATCAAGGAGCATTCTGTTCTGTTCAAAGATGAAAATAATCAGATCCATGAGATTGAAAATGACTTTGTACTGGCGATGACCGGCTATCTTCCCGACTTCGACTTTTTAAAAGGCTCAGGAATTGAACTGAATGGTGACTGCCTGAATCCTGTTTACAATACGGAGACTATGGAAACCAATATTCCCAACTTATATCTGGCGGGAGTGGTATGTGGTGGAAAAGATACGCACCTTTGGTTTATTGAAAATTCACGAGTTCACGCCCGTATGATCGTTAATAACATTCTTTCCGGTAGAGCCTGA
- a CDS encoding glutamine--tRNA ligase/YqeY domain fusion protein, translating to MEEEKKSLNFIEQIIEDDLANGLKRDQIRFRFPPEPNGYLHVGHTKAICINFGLGEKYNAPVNLRFDDTNPEKEEQEFVDSIKKDVEWLGFKWDKELYASDYFQQLYEWAVQLIKEGKAYVDEQPSQVITEQRKNPTEPGVESPYRNRPIEESLDLFERMKNGEFEEGTMSLRAKIDMVSPNMNMRDPVMYRILKRPHHRTGTAWKIYPMYDWAHGESDYLEQVSHSLCSLEFENHRPLYNWYLEQVSDKDKIAPKQREFARMNVSYMITSKRKLQRLVAEGVVTGWDDPRMPTISGMRRKGFTATAIRNFIERVGVAKRENLIEIQLLDFCVREDLNKVAKRVMAVVDPVKLVIENYPEGKEEWLETENNPEQENAGTREVPFSRELYIEREDFKEEANNKFFRLKLGGEVRLKSAYIIKAERVEKDENGEITTIYATYDEKSKSGSGTEESLRKVKGTLHWVSAKHAIPVEVRIYNQLFTVEQPDAEKDVDFLNFINPESMTIVKGFAEPHLKEVAVGEPLQFQRIGYFTKDQDSTDDKLVFNRTVTLKDSYKPE from the coding sequence ATGGAAGAAGAAAAAAAATCACTCAATTTTATTGAGCAAATTATTGAAGATGATCTGGCAAACGGTTTGAAAAGAGATCAGATCCGTTTCCGTTTTCCGCCTGAACCAAATGGTTACCTGCATGTAGGGCACACAAAAGCCATCTGCATCAACTTTGGTCTGGGTGAAAAATACAACGCTCCCGTAAACCTTCGTTTTGACGATACAAATCCTGAAAAAGAAGAACAGGAATTCGTAGATTCTATCAAAAAAGACGTTGAATGGTTAGGTTTCAAATGGGATAAAGAATTGTATGCATCAGACTACTTCCAGCAGCTTTATGAATGGGCAGTACAATTGATTAAAGAAGGAAAGGCTTACGTTGATGAGCAACCGTCCCAGGTAATTACCGAGCAGAGAAAGAATCCTACAGAACCGGGAGTGGAATCGCCATACAGAAACCGTCCGATTGAAGAATCCCTTGATCTATTCGAAAGAATGAAAAACGGAGAATTTGAAGAAGGAACAATGTCACTTCGTGCTAAAATCGATATGGTTTCTCCAAACATGAATATGCGTGACCCTGTAATGTACAGAATTCTGAAAAGACCTCACCACAGAACAGGTACTGCATGGAAGATTTATCCGATGTATGATTGGGCACACGGAGAGTCAGATTACCTCGAGCAGGTTTCACACTCTCTATGTTCATTGGAGTTTGAAAATCACAGACCTTTGTATAACTGGTACCTGGAGCAGGTATCTGATAAAGATAAAATAGCCCCTAAGCAAAGAGAATTTGCCAGGATGAATGTTTCTTATATGATCACTTCTAAAAGAAAACTGCAAAGACTTGTGGCAGAAGGAGTGGTAACAGGATGGGACGACCCGAGAATGCCTACTATTTCAGGAATGAGAAGAAAAGGATTTACGGCAACCGCTATCAGAAACTTTATCGAAAGAGTAGGTGTTGCCAAAAGAGAAAACCTGATTGAAATTCAGTTGCTGGATTTCTGTGTTCGTGAAGATCTTAATAAAGTGGCAAAACGTGTGATGGCAGTTGTAGATCCTGTGAAACTAGTGATCGAAAATTATCCGGAAGGTAAGGAAGAATGGCTGGAGACCGAAAATAATCCTGAACAGGAAAATGCAGGAACCAGAGAAGTTCCTTTCTCAAGAGAACTGTATATAGAACGTGAGGATTTCAAAGAGGAAGCTAACAATAAATTCTTCAGACTGAAATTAGGCGGCGAAGTTCGTTTAAAATCAGCTTATATTATTAAAGCGGAAAGAGTAGAGAAGGACGAAAACGGAGAGATCACTACTATTTACGCAACTTACGATGAAAAGAGCAAGTCGGGAAGCGGAACAGAAGAAAGCTTAAGAAAGGTAAAAGGAACTCTTCACTGGGTGTCTGCCAAACACGCAATTCCGGTTGAAGTGAGAATCTATAACCAATTGTTTACGGTGGAACAACCGGATGCTGAAAAAGATGTAGACTTCTTAAACTTCATCAACCCTGAATCTATGACAATAGTGAAAGGCTTTGCTGAACCTCACTTAAAAGAAGTAGCGGTAGGAGAACCACTTCAGTTCCAGAGAATAGGGTACTTTACAAAAGATCAGGATTCTACGGATGACAAACTGGTATTCAACCGTACAGTGACTTTAAAAGATTCTTATAAACCAGAATAA
- a CDS encoding alpha/beta hydrolase: protein MAVYILSNRKIVRHKGERVDSFSNDEYSIPNFRIAKCNFDSYKEPTAQARKKKEYTNRNILDYKLFSEPEKQGYEDVLEVLLSEKGIKKSSLTADNLGGTQRMFYELYKNMSSTKDRSDVLIFIHGYAYTFDDELKAMIDLKKLFIDNPLSPVEHILFVSWPASSSIVPMTYFDDKASSINSGTSLLRLFYFYTQFLKDIFSNRDLVPCNQRIHIMAHSLGNRVLQSMLYSLKRENILRVIDQVILLNADVSYKVFEDSEDSFNKLPLLANRISVYLNRQDLILGISQFTKNILTPRLGKNGPSDIDPYKDIVSIIDCTFVKDDILSSLKFEIGNHWGYLSSSQVQNDIFQNLYGIDRNLITNRIKNNENIFTIIS, encoded by the coding sequence ATGGCCGTTTATATCTTAAGCAACCGTAAAATTGTTCGTCATAAAGGCGAAAGAGTGGATTCATTTTCCAATGATGAGTATTCAATTCCTAATTTCAGGATTGCGAAATGTAATTTCGACAGCTACAAAGAGCCCACAGCACAAGCCAGAAAGAAGAAAGAGTATACCAACAGGAATATTTTAGACTATAAGCTATTTTCTGAACCCGAAAAACAGGGCTATGAGGATGTTCTGGAAGTCCTGCTCAGTGAAAAAGGAATAAAAAAATCTTCTCTCACAGCTGATAATCTCGGTGGAACACAAAGAATGTTCTATGAATTGTATAAAAATATGTCTTCCACAAAAGACAGGAGTGATGTTCTGATTTTTATTCACGGATATGCCTATACTTTTGATGATGAATTGAAAGCAATGATTGATCTTAAAAAACTTTTCATAGATAATCCGCTTTCTCCGGTAGAGCATATTTTATTCGTAAGCTGGCCGGCATCAAGCAGCATAGTACCTATGACCTATTTTGATGATAAAGCATCAAGTATTAATTCAGGAACATCATTATTAAGGCTGTTTTACTTCTACACCCAGTTTTTAAAGGATATTTTTTCCAACCGCGATCTGGTTCCCTGCAATCAGAGAATCCATATTATGGCTCATTCTCTGGGAAACAGGGTTCTTCAGAGTATGTTGTATAGCCTTAAGCGGGAAAATATTCTGCGGGTAATTGATCAGGTGATTCTACTTAATGCTGATGTTTCCTATAAAGTATTTGAAGATTCTGAGGACTCTTTTAATAAGCTTCCCCTGCTGGCCAACCGAATATCCGTATACTTAAACAGACAGGATTTAATTCTCGGTATATCCCAGTTTACTAAAAATATTCTCACTCCGAGGTTAGGTAAAAACGGACCAAGTGATATTGATCCTTATAAAGATATTGTTTCTATCATTGACTGTACTTTTGTAAAGGATGATATTTTGAGTAGCCTTAAATTTGAGATCGGAAATCACTGGGGATACCTTTCCAGCTCACAGGTTCAGAATGATATTTTTCAGAATTTATATGGCATAGACAGAAACCTTATCACCAACAGAATAAAAAACAACGAAAATATTTTCACAATTATTTCTTAA